The following are encoded in a window of Cupriavidus oxalaticus genomic DNA:
- a CDS encoding c-type cytochrome yields MNTLKTLSIALGALVLGAAALPASAADLANGKALVQKGACVACHGEGMNKPISPDYPKLAGQHADYLYHAMMSYQVSGNALVGRSNAIMAGQVNANPAVTDKDGKPRPFTRKELKDMAAYIESLPGDLVLKK; encoded by the coding sequence ATGAATACGCTCAAGACGCTTTCGATCGCGCTCGGCGCCCTCGTGCTGGGTGCCGCCGCACTGCCGGCTTCGGCCGCCGACCTCGCCAACGGCAAGGCGCTGGTGCAGAAGGGTGCCTGCGTGGCCTGCCACGGCGAGGGGATGAACAAGCCGATCTCGCCCGACTATCCCAAGCTGGCCGGCCAGCATGCCGACTACCTGTACCACGCGATGATGTCGTACCAGGTGTCGGGCAACGCGCTGGTGGGCCGCTCCAATGCGATCATGGCCGGCCAGGTCAACGCCAATCCGGCGGTGACCGACAAGGACGGCAAGCCGCGTCCGTTCACGCGCAAGGAGCTGAAGGATATGGCTGCGTATATCGAGTCGCTGCCGGGCGACCTGGTGCTGAAGAAGTAA
- a CDS encoding Bug family tripartite tricarboxylate transporter substrate binding protein — MQRRHLLRVLAAASAALATGLSFSAAAQSGYPTKPITLVVPFPAGGTTDIVARIVADKLGQQLGQAVVVDNRGGAGGSIGTTFLSKAAPDGYTLGIATASTHGINPAVYPRLSYDATKDFTTITNLASVPNVMSINPAVKATDMKSFIALAQSQPNKLAYGSAGNGSVSHMMGELFKMSSKTELLHVPYKGVGPALNDALAGQVQVLFDNLPSSLPFIEGGKLRALAVAAPKRVAALPNVPTFAELGLGEVNDAAWFGLIAPANLPADIQNKLHAAAVKVLATPEVKAKLEKLGATPVGDTPAHFAAQIKSEVAKNKRVAAAAKISLD, encoded by the coding sequence ATGCAACGTCGCCACCTTCTCCGCGTCCTGGCCGCCGCCTCGGCCGCCCTCGCCACCGGCCTGTCGTTCAGCGCTGCCGCCCAGTCCGGCTACCCGACCAAGCCGATCACGCTTGTGGTGCCCTTCCCGGCTGGCGGCACCACGGATATCGTGGCGCGCATCGTCGCCGACAAGCTTGGCCAGCAACTGGGCCAGGCCGTGGTGGTCGACAACCGCGGCGGCGCCGGCGGCAGCATCGGCACCACCTTCCTGTCCAAGGCCGCGCCGGACGGCTACACGCTGGGCATCGCCACGGCCTCGACCCACGGCATCAACCCTGCGGTCTACCCGCGCCTGTCCTACGATGCAACCAAGGACTTCACCACCATCACCAACCTGGCCTCGGTGCCGAACGTGATGAGCATCAACCCGGCGGTCAAGGCCACCGACATGAAGTCCTTTATCGCGCTGGCGCAGTCGCAGCCGAACAAGCTGGCCTATGGCTCGGCCGGCAACGGCAGCGTCTCGCACATGATGGGGGAACTGTTCAAGATGAGCAGCAAGACCGAACTGCTGCACGTGCCGTACAAGGGCGTGGGCCCGGCGCTGAACGACGCGCTGGCCGGCCAGGTGCAGGTGCTGTTCGACAACCTGCCGTCGTCGCTGCCGTTCATCGAAGGCGGCAAGCTGCGCGCGCTGGCCGTGGCCGCGCCCAAGCGCGTGGCGGCGCTGCCGAACGTGCCGACCTTCGCCGAGCTGGGCCTGGGCGAGGTCAACGACGCCGCCTGGTTCGGCCTGATCGCCCCGGCCAACCTGCCGGCCGACATCCAGAACAAGCTGCATGCCGCCGCCGTCAAGGTGCTGGCGACGCCGGAGGTCAAGGCCAAGCTGGAAAAGCTGGGCGCGACCCCGGTGGGCGACACCCCGGCGCACTTCGCCGCGCAGATCAAGAGCGAAGTGGCCAAGAACAAGCGCGTGGCCGCGGCCGCCAAGATCTCGCTCGACTGA
- a CDS encoding N-formylglutamate amidohydrolase gives MTDTDRTTADSPFFLYQPEGEPAPLFLDSPHSATTYPTDFRPDPALPLPLLRQAEDTFVDELYAGAPARGIPLLCAGFPRSYLDANRALEEIDEALLEAPWPGAKQETSKTRLGKGLVWRVLDSGEAIYDRKLAVEEVQARINRCYLPYYAQLQKLADRAVASHGSAWHINCHSMPSHAAQYATEFPGLEHPDFVVGDRDGTTCDKRFTDRIEGVLKDMGYEVWRNHPYKGVEIVRVVGQPQAGRHSLQLEVNRKLYMDEVGLTHTAGFAKLRHNLNALLDELLRFTRAMPSRVA, from the coding sequence ATGACCGATACCGACCGAACCACCGCGGATAGTCCGTTCTTCCTGTACCAGCCCGAGGGCGAGCCCGCCCCGCTGTTCCTGGATTCGCCGCACAGCGCGACCACCTATCCGACGGACTTCCGCCCCGATCCCGCGCTGCCGCTGCCGCTGCTGCGGCAGGCCGAGGACACCTTCGTCGACGAACTCTACGCCGGCGCGCCGGCGCGCGGCATCCCGCTCTTGTGCGCGGGCTTCCCGCGCAGCTACCTCGATGCCAACCGCGCGCTGGAGGAAATCGACGAAGCGCTGCTCGAGGCCCCCTGGCCCGGCGCGAAGCAGGAAACCTCCAAGACCCGGCTCGGCAAGGGCCTGGTCTGGCGCGTGCTCGACAGCGGCGAGGCAATCTACGACCGCAAGCTCGCCGTGGAAGAAGTGCAGGCGCGCATCAACCGCTGCTACCTGCCCTACTACGCGCAGCTGCAGAAGCTGGCCGACCGCGCCGTCGCCAGCCATGGCAGCGCCTGGCACATCAACTGCCATTCGATGCCGAGCCACGCCGCGCAGTACGCGACCGAGTTCCCTGGCCTGGAGCACCCCGACTTCGTCGTCGGCGACCGCGACGGCACCACCTGCGACAAGCGCTTCACCGACCGCATCGAGGGCGTGCTCAAGGACATGGGCTACGAGGTCTGGCGCAACCACCCGTACAAGGGCGTGGAAATCGTGCGCGTGGTCGGCCAGCCGCAGGCCGGGCGCCACAGCCTGCAGCTCGAGGTCAACCGCAAGCTGTACATGGACGAGGTGGGCCTGACCCACACCGCCGGCTTTGCCAAGCTGCGCCACAACCTGAACGCATTGCTCGACGAGCTGCTGCGCTTCACCCGCGCAATGCCCTCGCGCGTGGCCTGA
- a CDS encoding LysR family transcriptional regulator, with the protein MRRMCPSLTELQAFEAAARHNSFTVAARELHVTQGAISKQVRNLEAYLGTELFERVRQRLVLTDAGARYLERIGPSLNELEAATVELMARQGRGGVLHIASMPTLGAKWLIPRLPQFFARHPEVTLEFVPHAQGYDFSEPDLDAAIRFGDGVWPGSLADYMTGREVLPVCRPGLLADEPGGVARTPDALLRYPLLHHTTVPEAWPDWFATLGVTTRQAWSGARFDQFSLLTQAALSGLGIALIPRCLIEEELATGALMVAHPAQVLAKKGYYLCYPEQKQHLPALRTFRAWVMEGADLARPG; encoded by the coding sequence ATGCGACGTATGTGCCCGTCGCTGACCGAACTGCAAGCGTTCGAGGCGGCAGCCCGACACAACAGTTTTACAGTCGCGGCGCGCGAATTGCACGTGACGCAGGGTGCCATCAGCAAGCAAGTGCGCAACCTGGAAGCCTACCTGGGGACCGAGTTGTTCGAACGGGTGCGCCAGCGGCTGGTGCTGACCGATGCCGGCGCACGCTACCTGGAGCGCATTGGCCCCAGCCTGAACGAACTGGAGGCAGCCACGGTCGAGCTGATGGCGCGCCAGGGGCGCGGGGGCGTGCTGCATATTGCCAGCATGCCCACGCTCGGTGCCAAGTGGCTGATCCCGCGCCTGCCACAGTTCTTTGCGCGGCATCCGGAAGTCACGCTGGAATTCGTGCCGCATGCGCAGGGCTACGATTTTTCCGAGCCGGATCTCGACGCGGCGATCCGCTTCGGCGATGGCGTCTGGCCAGGCAGCCTGGCTGACTACATGACCGGACGCGAAGTGCTGCCGGTGTGCCGCCCGGGCTTGCTGGCCGACGAGCCTGGCGGCGTCGCGCGCACGCCGGATGCGCTGCTGCGCTACCCGTTGCTGCACCACACTACGGTGCCCGAGGCGTGGCCCGACTGGTTCGCCACGCTGGGCGTGACCACCCGCCAGGCCTGGAGCGGCGCGCGCTTCGACCAGTTCTCGCTGCTGACGCAGGCGGCGCTGTCAGGACTTGGCATCGCGCTGATCCCGCGCTGCCTGATCGAAGAGGAGCTTGCCACCGGCGCACTGATGGTCGCGCATCCGGCGCAGGTGCTGGCCAAGAAGGGCTATTACCTGTGCTACCCGGAACAGAAGCAGCATTTGCCGGCGCTGCGGACGTTCCGCGCCTGGGTGATGGAAGGGGCCGACCTGGCGCGGCCTGGCTGA
- a CDS encoding GNAT family N-acetyltransferase, whose product MTAFARPVTLAGRHATLEPLRPEHADGLRAACADGELHRLWYTSVPAPERMEAEIARRLGLQEQGSMLPFAVRDAAGELAGMTTYMNIDAANRRVEIGSTWYARRVQRSPLNTECKLMLLGHAFDQLDCIAVEFRTHWMNQQSRAAIARLGAKQDGVLRNHQRMPDGSLRDTVVFSIIASEWPTVRQHLQFQLDRPR is encoded by the coding sequence ATGACCGCCTTTGCCAGACCCGTGACCCTGGCCGGCAGGCACGCCACGCTGGAGCCGCTGCGGCCCGAGCATGCCGATGGCCTGCGCGCCGCCTGCGCCGACGGCGAACTGCACAGGCTCTGGTACACCAGCGTGCCCGCGCCCGAGCGCATGGAAGCCGAGATCGCGCGGCGCCTGGGCCTGCAGGAACAGGGCTCGATGCTGCCGTTCGCGGTGCGCGACGCCGCGGGCGAGCTGGCGGGAATGACCACCTACATGAATATCGACGCGGCCAACCGGCGCGTGGAGATCGGCTCGACCTGGTACGCGCGCCGGGTCCAGCGCTCGCCGCTGAACACCGAGTGCAAGCTGATGCTGCTCGGCCATGCCTTCGACCAGCTCGACTGCATCGCCGTGGAATTCCGCACGCACTGGATGAACCAGCAGAGCCGCGCCGCGATCGCACGCCTCGGCGCCAAGCAGGACGGCGTGCTGCGCAACCACCAGCGCATGCCGGATGGCTCGTTGCGCGACACCGTGGTGTTTTCGATCATCGCCAGCGAATGGCCGACGGTGCGTCAACACCTGCAATTCCAGCTCGACCGTCCGCGCTGA
- a CDS encoding c-type cytochrome codes for MKKLLTMVVLGAAAMATQAQEVKGNGDAAKDKVAMCIGCHGIPGYRASFPEIYEVPLLGGQSAKYIENALKAYQKGERKHPTMRSIAATLTEQDIADVAAYYSQQTASTRNNSLK; via the coding sequence ATGAAAAAGCTCCTCACGATGGTGGTGCTGGGCGCGGCTGCAATGGCCACGCAGGCACAGGAAGTCAAGGGCAATGGAGACGCTGCCAAGGACAAGGTTGCAATGTGCATCGGATGCCACGGCATTCCGGGCTACCGTGCGTCGTTCCCCGAGATCTATGAAGTGCCGCTGCTGGGTGGCCAGAGCGCCAAGTACATCGAAAATGCGCTGAAGGCGTACCAGAAAGGCGAACGCAAGCACCCGACCATGCGCAGCATCGCCGCCACGCTGACCGAGCAGGATATCGCCGACGTGGCCGCCTACTACTCGCAGCAGACGGCGAGTACCCGGAACAACTCCCTGAAGTAA
- a CDS encoding BspC domain-containing protein: MIRRISELLGSRLRLVAAAVAGAIGLAGCANMPADEAAAQAPAAAPTAAPARPAAATPAAPAATSTPPTKTITLPDRGRVSLSEYRARMREQLMKTENATSDVADCAAHASWVVPRSATYDALKIPTGALAAGQATTEPWSGRFSPGKQAVPVSTVVTFNATAHKRRGDNDWQPVRVRCGYDDGMMLAYELQDTSGATISEPAAAPAVPTSSRAASASKSRKGAKGKSTASSKSGKSTAAKSTKSASSKSASGSAKTSSKAKKKQ, translated from the coding sequence GTGATCCGACGAATTTCCGAACTGCTCGGCAGCCGGCTCCGCCTGGTGGCTGCCGCGGTGGCCGGTGCGATCGGGCTGGCGGGCTGCGCCAACATGCCGGCCGACGAGGCCGCCGCCCAGGCTCCCGCCGCCGCCCCGACAGCCGCCCCCGCCAGGCCCGCCGCTGCTACCCCTGCCGCCCCTGCCGCCACCTCCACGCCGCCCACCAAGACCATCACCCTGCCCGACCGCGGCCGCGTGAGCCTGTCCGAGTACCGCGCACGCATGCGCGAGCAGCTGATGAAGACCGAGAACGCCACCAGCGACGTCGCCGACTGCGCCGCGCACGCCAGCTGGGTGGTGCCGCGTTCGGCCACCTACGATGCCCTGAAGATCCCCACCGGCGCGCTCGCCGCCGGACAGGCCACGACCGAGCCCTGGAGCGGGCGCTTCTCGCCCGGCAAGCAGGCCGTGCCGGTCAGCACCGTGGTGACGTTCAACGCCACCGCGCACAAGCGCCGTGGCGACAACGACTGGCAGCCCGTGCGCGTGCGCTGCGGCTACGACGATGGCATGATGCTGGCGTACGAACTGCAGGACACCAGCGGCGCCACCATCAGCGAACCCGCTGCCGCGCCGGCGGTGCCCACGTCGAGCCGGGCCGCCTCGGCCAGCAAGAGCCGCAAGGGGGCCAAGGGCAAGAGCACGGCGTCGTCGAAGTCGGGCAAGTCCACCGCCGCCAAGTCGACGAAGTCGGCTTCGTCGAAATCGGCGTCGGGGTCGGCGAAGACCAGCAGCAAGGCCAAGAAGAAGCAGTAA
- a CDS encoding AAA family ATPase, which produces MSNTANASAQASSAQQARFEGSDQYVATDDLKLAVNAARTLQRPLLIKGEPGTGKTMLAEEVAAALGMPLLQWHIKSTTKAQQGLYEYDAVSRLRDSQLGDDRVHDIRNYIVKGVLWQAFEADQQVVLLIDEIDKADIEFPNDLLRELDRMEFYVYETRELVQARHRPLVIITSNNEKELPDAFLRRCFFHYIKFPDADTMQQIVDVHYPGIKRELVAAALESFYEMRNLPGLKKKPSTSELIDWLKLLMAEDIPPEALKSPDKKAAIPPLHGALLKNEQDVHLFERLVFMNRANR; this is translated from the coding sequence ATGTCAAACACCGCCAACGCTTCCGCCCAAGCTTCTTCCGCCCAGCAGGCCCGTTTCGAGGGCAGTGACCAGTATGTCGCCACCGACGACCTCAAGCTGGCCGTCAACGCCGCGCGCACGCTGCAGCGCCCGCTGCTGATCAAGGGCGAGCCCGGCACCGGCAAGACCATGCTGGCCGAGGAAGTGGCCGCCGCGCTGGGCATGCCGCTGCTGCAGTGGCATATCAAGTCGACCACCAAGGCGCAACAGGGCCTGTACGAATACGACGCGGTCTCGCGCCTGCGCGACTCGCAGCTCGGCGACGATCGCGTGCACGACATCCGCAACTACATCGTCAAGGGCGTGCTGTGGCAGGCCTTCGAGGCCGACCAGCAAGTGGTGCTGCTGATCGACGAGATCGACAAGGCCGACATCGAATTCCCCAACGACCTGCTGCGCGAACTCGACCGCATGGAGTTCTACGTCTACGAGACGCGCGAACTGGTCCAGGCCAGGCACCGCCCGCTGGTGATCATCACCTCGAACAACGAGAAGGAACTGCCCGACGCGTTCCTGCGCCGCTGCTTCTTCCACTACATCAAGTTCCCGGACGCCGACACCATGCAGCAGATCGTCGACGTGCACTACCCCGGCATCAAGCGCGAGCTGGTCGCCGCCGCGCTGGAATCGTTCTACGAGATGCGCAACCTGCCGGGCCTGAAGAAGAAGCCGTCCACCTCCGAGCTGATCGACTGGCTCAAGCTGCTGATGGCCGAGGACATCCCGCCCGAGGCACTGAAGAGCCCGGACAAGAAGGCAGCGATCCCGCCGCTGCACGGCGCGCTGCTGAAGAACGAGCAGGATGTGCACCTGTTCGAGCGCCTGGTGTTCATGAACCGCGCCAACCGCTGA
- the yaaA gene encoding peroxide stress protein YaaA, which translates to MLIVLSPAKSLDYETPPRIKTHTLPRFIDRSATLIERLRKLAPQDVGALMDISDKLAVLNVTRYAEWSPEFTAANSKQAVLAFNGDVYDGLDAKTLSAEDLAFAQKHLRILSGLYGVLRPLDWMQPYRLEMGTRLDNAAGKDLYAFWGDEVTQTINGDMAALKQEGAPVLVNLASEEYFKVVRPKVLQARIVTPVFEDWKGGRYKIISFHAKRARGTMARYAVTHRITEPEKLKRFAEDGYAFDASASDAGRWVFRRRLED; encoded by the coding sequence ATGCTCATCGTTTTGTCTCCCGCCAAGTCACTGGACTACGAGACACCCCCACGTATCAAGACCCATACGCTGCCGCGTTTCATCGACCGTTCCGCCACGCTGATCGAGCGCCTGCGCAAGCTTGCGCCGCAGGACGTGGGCGCGCTGATGGACATCTCCGACAAGCTCGCCGTGCTCAATGTCACGCGCTATGCCGAGTGGTCGCCCGAATTTACCGCGGCCAACAGCAAGCAGGCGGTGCTGGCCTTCAACGGCGACGTCTACGACGGCCTCGATGCGAAGACGCTGAGCGCCGAGGACCTCGCCTTCGCGCAGAAGCACCTGCGCATCCTGTCCGGCCTGTACGGCGTGCTGCGCCCGCTGGACTGGATGCAGCCCTACCGGCTGGAGATGGGCACGCGCCTCGACAACGCCGCCGGCAAGGACCTGTATGCGTTCTGGGGTGACGAGGTCACGCAGACGATCAACGGCGACATGGCCGCGCTCAAGCAGGAAGGTGCGCCGGTGCTGGTCAACCTGGCCTCGGAAGAGTATTTCAAGGTGGTGCGGCCCAAGGTGCTGCAGGCGCGCATCGTCACGCCGGTGTTCGAGGACTGGAAGGGCGGCCGCTACAAGATCATCTCGTTCCACGCCAAGCGCGCGCGCGGCACGATGGCGCGCTACGCGGTCACGCACCGCATCACCGAGCCGGAAAAGCTCAAGCGCTTCGCCGAGGACGGCTATGCCTTCGATGCCTCCGCTTCCGACGCCGGCCGCTGGGTGTTCCGCCGCCGCCTGGAAGACTGA
- a CDS encoding vWA domain-containing protein: MLIDFFFSLRHAKLPVSVKEYLTMLEALKAQVITPSIDEFYYLSRMTLVKDEKHFDKFDQAFAAYFKGVESLVDWKSDIPLDWLQKTLERELSAEEKARIEAMGGLDKLMERLKQLLEEQKEKHEGGNKWIGTGGTSPFGHGGYNPEGIRIGGPSKGNRTAIKVWEARTYKDYDDQVELGTRNIKVALRRLRRFARDGADTELDLDDTIHSTAANAGLLDIKLRPERHNKVKVLMLMDVGGSMDDHIKRVEELFSATKTEFKHLEYYYFHNCLYDYVWKNNRRRHAEKLATWDLLHKYTSDYKIIFVGDATMSPYEILQPGGSVEYNNAEAGAVWLNRMTEQFPHFVWLNPEPEGLWQYRQSITVINQLMKGRMYPVTLAGLEQAMKVLSK; the protein is encoded by the coding sequence ATGCTGATCGACTTCTTCTTCTCGCTGCGCCACGCCAAGCTGCCGGTCTCGGTCAAGGAATACCTGACCATGCTGGAAGCGCTCAAGGCGCAGGTCATCACGCCCTCGATCGACGAGTTCTACTACCTGTCGCGCATGACGCTGGTCAAGGACGAAAAGCACTTCGACAAGTTCGACCAGGCCTTTGCCGCGTACTTCAAGGGCGTGGAAAGCCTGGTCGACTGGAAGTCCGATATCCCGCTCGACTGGCTGCAGAAGACGCTGGAGCGCGAGCTGTCGGCCGAGGAAAAGGCCAGGATCGAGGCCATGGGCGGCCTCGACAAGCTGATGGAGCGCCTCAAGCAACTGCTCGAGGAGCAGAAGGAAAAGCACGAGGGCGGCAACAAGTGGATCGGCACCGGCGGCACCTCGCCGTTCGGCCACGGCGGCTACAACCCGGAAGGCATCCGCATCGGCGGCCCGAGCAAGGGCAACCGCACCGCGATCAAGGTGTGGGAAGCGCGCACCTACAAGGACTACGACGACCAGGTCGAGCTGGGCACGCGCAACATCAAGGTGGCGCTGCGCCGCCTGCGCCGTTTTGCACGCGACGGGGCCGACACCGAGCTGGACCTGGACGACACCATCCACTCGACCGCGGCCAATGCCGGCCTGCTCGACATCAAGCTGCGGCCCGAGCGCCACAACAAGGTCAAGGTGCTGATGCTGATGGACGTGGGCGGCTCGATGGACGACCACATCAAGCGCGTGGAAGAACTGTTCTCGGCCACCAAGACCGAGTTCAAGCACCTGGAGTACTACTACTTCCACAACTGCCTGTACGACTACGTGTGGAAGAACAACCGCCGCCGCCACGCCGAGAAGCTGGCGACGTGGGACCTGCTGCACAAGTACACCTCCGACTACAAGATCATCTTCGTCGGCGACGCCACCATGAGCCCGTACGAGATCCTGCAGCCCGGCGGCTCGGTCGAGTACAACAACGCCGAGGCCGGCGCGGTGTGGCTGAACCGCATGACCGAGCAGTTCCCGCATTTCGTCTGGCTCAACCCCGAGCCGGAAGGCCTGTGGCAGTACCGCCAGTCGATCACCGTGATCAACCAGTTGATGAAGGGACGCATGTACCCGGTCACGCTGGCGGGGCTGGAACAGGCGATGAAGGTGTTGTCGAAGTAA
- a CDS encoding FAD:protein FMN transferase gives MRRNVLRAAAASVPMLATAMFVRPALADATVTRASRRLLGTQVDIVVQDSSYLAARSGIAAALAEMARLEQLMSRYRPDSQVSALQRAAGRQPVPVAPELMAVLQAAAALSARTGGAFDITVGAFAGWHFGEDNARVPAAAELARERTLVDYRQVMLDERRGEAMLLRPGMRLDLGGIAKLPILQAGMQALRRHGLRHAMINGGGDVLASGQLQGRDWRVGVRDPRAPARLLGVLEISDAVVASSGDYERCFVANGRRYHHVLDPATGMPAAGPRGVTLVASQAAAVNGLGAALMVAGQSAAAGLLHSAIGVDALVVGDTEPWATAGMRRRLASVGA, from the coding sequence ATGCGGCGCAACGTGCTGCGCGCCGCCGCGGCCAGCGTGCCGATGCTTGCCACCGCCATGTTCGTCAGGCCGGCGCTGGCCGATGCCACGGTCACGCGCGCCTCACGGCGCCTGCTGGGCACGCAGGTCGATATCGTGGTGCAGGACAGTTCTTACCTGGCTGCAAGGTCCGGCATCGCCGCCGCCCTTGCCGAGATGGCGCGCCTGGAGCAATTGATGTCGCGCTACCGGCCGGACAGCCAGGTCAGCGCCCTGCAGCGCGCAGCGGGCCGGCAGCCGGTGCCGGTCGCACCGGAACTGATGGCAGTGCTGCAAGCCGCTGCAGCGCTGTCGGCGCGCACCGGTGGCGCGTTCGACATCACCGTCGGCGCCTTCGCCGGCTGGCACTTCGGTGAAGACAACGCGCGCGTGCCGGCTGCCGCCGAGCTGGCACGCGAACGGACGCTGGTGGACTACCGGCAGGTCATGCTCGACGAACGCCGCGGCGAAGCGATGCTGCTGCGCCCCGGCATGCGCCTGGACCTGGGCGGCATCGCCAAGCTGCCGATCCTGCAGGCGGGCATGCAGGCGCTGCGCAGGCACGGATTGCGCCATGCCATGATCAACGGCGGCGGCGATGTGCTGGCGAGCGGCCAGCTGCAAGGGCGCGACTGGCGCGTGGGCGTGCGCGACCCGCGCGCACCGGCGCGGCTGCTGGGCGTATTGGAGATATCCGATGCCGTGGTGGCCTCATCGGGCGACTATGAGCGCTGCTTCGTCGCCAACGGCAGGCGCTACCACCACGTGCTCGACCCTGCCACCGGCATGCCGGCGGCGGGTCCGCGTGGCGTAACGCTGGTGGCTTCACAGGCCGCGGCGGTCAACGGCCTGGGCGCCGCGTTGATGGTCGCGGGCCAGTCCGCCGCGGCCGGACTGCTGCACAGTGCGATCGGCGTCGACGCGCTGGTCGTGGGCGACACCGAGCCCTGGGCCACGGCAGGGATGCGCCGCCGGCTGGCAAGTGTGGGGGCGTAG
- a CDS encoding M14 family metallopeptidase: MPSALHISSHFDSGAIEVEALDRADDIRLRLRADSHADFRQWFHFRLQGAAGQACRMHFLNAGDCTYPDGWRDYRAVASYDRAHWFRVPTGFDGKVMTVEFTPEHDSIWFAYFEPYPDERHLSLLASCQRSPLAQLSHLGSTVDGRDMTRVTLGQPGPGKKTIWMIARQHPGESMAEWFVEGVLQRLTGTGTWAGDPVARKLLERAVFHIVPNMNPDGSARGNLRTNAAGANLNREWMSPSVDTSPEVYHVRRAIEATGCDMFFDIHGDEGLPYNFVAGSEMLPGFTEARRREQQRFIEAFKRASPDFQDVHGYAASKYNADALKLASKYIGHTFGCLALTLEMPFKDNADLPDAEVGWNGARSALLGTAMLQAILDYLG; encoded by the coding sequence ATGCCTTCCGCCCTGCATATCTCCTCGCATTTCGATTCGGGTGCCATCGAGGTCGAGGCGCTCGACCGTGCCGACGATATCCGCCTGCGCCTGCGCGCCGATTCGCACGCCGACTTCCGGCAGTGGTTCCACTTCCGCCTGCAGGGTGCGGCGGGGCAGGCGTGCCGGATGCATTTCCTCAACGCGGGCGACTGCACCTACCCGGACGGCTGGCGCGACTACCGCGCGGTGGCCTCGTATGACCGCGCGCACTGGTTCCGCGTGCCGACCGGTTTCGACGGGAAGGTGATGACGGTGGAATTCACGCCCGAGCACGACAGCATCTGGTTCGCGTATTTCGAGCCCTATCCCGACGAGCGCCACCTGTCGCTGCTGGCGAGCTGCCAGCGCTCGCCGCTGGCGCAATTGTCGCACCTGGGCAGCACCGTCGACGGCCGCGACATGACGCGCGTTACGCTGGGCCAGCCCGGCCCCGGCAAGAAGACCATCTGGATGATCGCGCGCCAGCATCCGGGCGAGAGCATGGCCGAATGGTTTGTCGAGGGCGTGCTGCAGCGGCTGACCGGCACCGGCACCTGGGCCGGCGATCCGGTCGCGCGCAAGCTGCTGGAGCGCGCCGTGTTCCATATCGTGCCGAACATGAACCCGGATGGCTCGGCGCGCGGCAACCTGCGCACCAACGCCGCGGGCGCCAACCTGAACCGCGAATGGATGTCGCCCAGCGTGGATACCAGCCCGGAGGTCTACCACGTGCGCCGCGCCATCGAGGCCACGGGGTGTGACATGTTCTTCGATATCCACGGCGACGAGGGCCTGCCGTATAACTTCGTCGCCGGCAGCGAGATGCTGCCCGGCTTTACCGAGGCGCGCCGGCGCGAGCAGCAGCGCTTCATCGAAGCCTTCAAGCGCGCGTCGCCGGACTTCCAGGACGTGCACGGCTATGCCGCCAGCAAGTACAACGCCGACGCGCTCAAGCTCGCGTCCAAGTACATCGGCCATACCTTCGGCTGCCTGGCGCTGACGCTGGAAATGCCGTTCAAGGACAACGCCGATTTGCCCGATGCGGAGGTGGGCTGGAACGGCGCGCGCAGCGCGCTGCTGGGCACGGCGATGCTGCAGGCGATCCTGGATTACCTGGGCTGA